Below is a genomic region from Prunus persica cultivar Lovell chromosome G3, Prunus_persica_NCBIv2, whole genome shotgun sequence.
CTGCTATGCCCTCAATCCCATCAACAACAACTGGTATGtgctgccgttggatttctTGCCGGACCCAGTTAGGCCTGTGGGCCCACTTGAGAGCCTCCTCTTGCTGAGGCCCTCTAACTCCACATTTCTCCAGCTGGGTATGTGCAACCCGTTTACCAGGCAGTACAAGCCCTTCCCAATGTTAAACACCAGAAGGACCAACCCGGCTGTTGGCGTTGTACACCTTTCAACACTTCCATTCCCAAGAAATTCATTTCTTAATTCTAGAGTGTACGTGGCAGGCGGGATGTCCGAGGCATCCAGCGGGGGCGCCACATACGAGCCCACATTGGAAATGTACGATCCGCAGCTCGACACGTGGCGAATTGTGGGGTCCATGCAAATGGAATTTGCGGTGAGGCTTACAGTTTGGACCCCAAAGGAGAGTGTGTATTGTGATGGGGTTTTGTATTGGATGACATCAGCCCGGGCCTACAGCTTGATGGGGTATGAGATTGGGTCGAACACGTGGAGGGAGCTGAGTGTGCCAATGGCAGAGGAGCTGGAATTCGCCGTGCTGGTTTCGCGCAATGGGAGCTTGACACTTGTCGGTGGAGGGGCATGTGTTTTGGGAGTCTGTATATGGGAGCTTGGGGAGGGAGATGTTTGGGTTTTGGTTGAGAAGGTGCCAAGTGAATTGGAGATGAGATTTTTAGGGGAAAGGGGAAGTTGGGGAAGTACGAAGTGTGTAGGGAGTGATGGGGCTATTTATTTGTATAGAGATCTTTGGTCAGGAATGGTAGTTTGGAGGGAAGTTGGAGATGGAAATAAATGGGCATGGTTTTGGGTTGAAGGGTGTTTTTCAATTAGAGGGAAAAAAGTGAGAAATTTGCAAATTAAAGGAGTTCTTATACACCCTAATCTTGTACCctcattcatattttaatcaaataaGACATGTTGTGAGCATGTGACATCTCTCTTTTTCGCCCATTCCCCTCTTTTGCAAGTAAAAAATTCAGCAAACAAatccacacacacaaaaaatattagataaaaacaaaaggttgCAATCTTCACCATCACCAAACAtcaagaattttataataaggGCCTTATATATGGCCCTTAAGTGAGGCCAtatctcttaattgttagatCAAATTGGCTAGTCGTTAGATTAAATTGGCTTGTTTGATACAACGATTAAAAGATAGAACCTCACGTAAGGACTATATATAAGGCTCTtactatagaatgactccaCCAAACATACGTTGGATGAGCAATATGTTCAAATTTGACTTGGGCATATTTGTATTGgctcatgaaaaaaaaaagttggatattttcttttggactAATGTATATAAAGTGGGCTTGAGGGAATCTTAATTGCACCATTGGAGTCTCCTCTTGGCCAGGCCTGTTTCATTCAAATTTCTTTCAAGTCTTTGTTGTCTACGCACATATTTTTCCAAGCTATGAAAAATCCGAAAAAGGATACCCAAAATTTCCAGAATTTGAAAATCAggaaattttttgttgataaTCAAGCAGTATACAAGTTTGGTTCTCATCATATACATCTTGAAAAATGAGATGTACCAAGATGATCCATAGTACATATGTGTAGCACTGTTTACTTCattaaagagagaaaattactAACAATTCTTGCagatataatttataatcataaCATATCTAGTCAAAATGGTCATCTATGCTAACGGGGTCTAGTTTGATGGAAAAAGACATTAACTTGCAAACCAATAGTCTTAGGTTTGAACTCGTATGAGTGTTTGTGAGAATACCACCCTcacttgtattttaaaaaaatgtggccatctatattattattatccacATCTGCgacattaattataatttcatttttcaatcaAAGCAACCATGTTATATAATTCAATGCCTTCACATAATCTTATACatcatttattatatttagatTAAATGTCCTCTAAATTACATCAATTCTCATGGAGTGTGCATGCAAATTCATGGATTCTGGATCCCTAatgtcattttgtttttaataagcTTCGAATATCTTAACCATTGTTCTGATGTGGTGGACAGAACCTTTTATTAGATTATTATACCAGtatttgttttagaagatgTTGTGACATTGGGTGCAGCGGTCCGGCATGGTGCAAATGGCGCCAATGCATAGggtttctaaattttttttactttatattataaaaactGTATATATACTACAATATGCAACACAGTGAAACAAAAGTGTATTGTAGAAGTAATAACTTGCACAGCATGcaaagaatttttttcaagTTGTTGGATGGCAATAGAAAAATTGATCATACACTCAAAGTAGCGCCACGTGGCTTCTAGTATTTGGAGGAAAGTCGTCaacgaaaaaaaattcaaattttttactgttggcgTGCGCAATCCCCAAATGTATGTCACGcgccaaagaaaaaatattcataattTTGTATGCTTCGTCACAACCCGCGCACAGGAGTTCAAGCTCATCTTACCTTAGGCCTTGTCCAGATTAATGAAGCCCATCTCTTGTCCTGACAAGAATTGAACGCTAAAAATG
It encodes:
- the LOC18783514 gene encoding F-box/kelch-repeat protein At5g15710, coding for MWARSDNVLYFDISCRSRIPTSIYALQNNSPPIIAIIISSTFLQNLSNFTIPQFLLLAMWSSLPSDLLTNVFSFLSADSFACAKSTCRHWQACACTTADYNHYPRALTKSQFLLHNFRPPWFIALPLHNHGRCCYALNPINNNWYVLPLDFLPDPVRPVGPLESLLLLRPSNSTFLQLGMCNPFTRQYKPFPMLNTRRTNPAVGVVHLSTLPFPRNSFLNSRVYVAGGMSEASSGGATYEPTLEMYDPQLDTWRIVGSMQMEFAVRLTVWTPKESVYCDGVLYWMTSARAYSLMGYEIGSNTWRELSVPMAEELEFAVLVSRNGSLTLVGGGACVLGVCIWELGEGDVWVLVEKVPSELEMRFLGERGSWGSTKCVGSDGAIYLYRDLWSGMVVWREVGDGNKWAWFWVEGCFSIRGKKVRNLQIKGVLIHPNLVPSFIF